In a single window of the Nodularia spumigena CCY9414 genome:
- a CDS encoding HEAT repeat domain-containing protein, with translation MAALPLEEISVQLESPNLRDRMVALASLRNLSPEDAVPLIKKVLNDESLQLRSMAIFALGVKSTAESYPLLVKILENDPDYGIRADAAGALGYLGDARAFEVLARTFYEDTDWLVRFSAAVSLGNIKDPRAHDVLIQALDSSETVLQEAAISALGEIEDIESVDSILRFAQSEDWLVRQRLAEALGNLPTTKSVSALKYLEKDQHFNVAEAARISLRRLEEKGNQA, from the coding sequence ATGGCTGCTCTACCCTTAGAGGAAATCTCTGTTCAGTTAGAAAGTCCGAATTTGCGCGATCGCATGGTAGCTCTGGCCAGTTTGCGTAATCTATCCCCGGAAGACGCAGTACCTTTAATTAAAAAGGTATTGAATGATGAATCGTTGCAACTGCGATCAATGGCCATATTCGCTCTAGGAGTTAAGTCCACAGCAGAATCTTATCCACTTTTAGTAAAAATTCTCGAAAATGACCCAGATTATGGCATTCGTGCCGATGCTGCTGGAGCTTTAGGCTATTTAGGTGATGCTAGAGCCTTTGAGGTACTGGCTCGGACATTTTATGAGGATACTGATTGGCTAGTGCGCTTTAGTGCAGCCGTTTCCCTGGGTAATATTAAAGATCCCCGCGCCCATGATGTTTTAATTCAAGCATTGGATAGCAGCGAAACAGTCTTACAAGAAGCGGCAATTTCTGCGCTGGGGGAAATCGAAGATATTGAGTCTGTAGATAGTATCCTGCGCTTTGCTCAGTCAGAGGATTGGTTAGTGCGGCAACGTCTGGCAGAAGCCTTGGGAAATCTTCCCACTACTAAGAGTGTTTCAGCTCTAAAATATTTAGAAAAAGATCAGCATTTCAATGTTGCCGAAGCGGCGAGGATTTCTCTGAGAAGGTTGGAAGAGAAAGGCAATCAAGCTTAA
- a CDS encoding phycobiliprotein lyase: MNIEEFFELSAGKWFSHRTSHHLAFKQSEDGKSDLVIESLPADHPEVIKLCEQYEIAPSAASCGARVTWNGTMEWDEEKHTGSTVLVTVPDAVNPHEGKLLREMGYAEKAPVAGSYKMGSDGALTLITEYETMSSEERLWFASPNLRMRVSILKRFGGFSMASFTSEIRMGGTFAAAKVSQTADSASS, encoded by the coding sequence ATGAATATTGAAGAATTTTTTGAGTTGAGTGCTGGTAAATGGTTTTCCCATCGGACTAGTCACCATTTGGCTTTTAAACAATCTGAGGACGGCAAATCAGACCTAGTAATTGAGAGTCTACCCGCAGATCATCCAGAGGTGATAAAACTATGTGAACAATACGAAATTGCTCCCAGTGCCGCCTCCTGTGGCGCTAGAGTCACCTGGAATGGCACGATGGAATGGGATGAAGAAAAACACACTGGCTCGACTGTGTTAGTTACCGTACCTGATGCGGTAAATCCCCATGAAGGTAAGTTACTGCGAGAAATGGGTTATGCCGAGAAAGCCCCCGTTGCTGGTAGCTATAAGATGGGCAGCGATGGCGCTTTGACTCTAATTACAGAGTACGAAACCATGTCTTCTGAAGAACGTTTGTGGTTTGCAAGCCCTAATTTACGGATGCGGGTGAGTATCCTCAAGCGTTTTGGTGGCTTTAGTATGGCTTCCTTTACTTCGGAAATCCGTATGGGTGGCACTTTTGCAGCTGCAAAAGTATCACAAACGGCTGATTCTGCTTCCAGTTAG
- a CDS encoding NB-ARC domain-containing protein yields MQTLKASESGKILIKESRMRKIEQARTKRIGLQGIIERAWDMDEIFLREASKILEPDQNWDNSQTFAVALATWKRFREAKQPIRADTFKAFCQVLDLEWENVVENDVESRRNISEAPDLSSFSGRTAELAELQQWLIKNGCRLVVVHGMGGIGKSALARRLVNQIADKYDYIIWLSLASSPPFSEVLLKLGQFLSKGEKEPDDITQIMQYLHHQRCLIVLDGWEEITGNQSTDYINYSTFVERVATEAHRSSLILLSRKVTHDIAILKGQLVRFKKLGGLEYEEARQIFRSEGISGTDIELEKLSKDYSNPWMIKVIAQQVKTVFPDYLPPFIIDRSVLVSDPIKKFLDNQFKRLSNIEINLIYWVAIRRNSASWNQLLQDNQELLSDKQLFETLHNLIAGHSFIDKNIEDIPTLYILDPVILKYTTERFVEQNYQEIIQLFNSESIQGNELFITHSFVTEHPQDEELNQQQMRRIVKPIQKMLLAKLCRQQQLHDELKNVTSLFKNQGLSPGYAYQNISHLISACY; encoded by the coding sequence ATGCAAACTTTAAAAGCTTCTGAAAGCGGAAAGATTCTGATTAAGGAATCTAGGATGAGAAAAATTGAACAAGCCAGAACCAAAAGAATTGGTCTACAAGGAATAATTGAAAGGGCTTGGGATATGGATGAAATATTTCTGAGGGAAGCAAGTAAAATTTTAGAACCAGATCAAAACTGGGATAATTCTCAAACATTTGCCGTAGCATTAGCGACTTGGAAACGGTTTCGAGAAGCAAAGCAACCCATTAGGGCTGATACTTTCAAGGCTTTTTGCCAAGTGTTGGATTTAGAATGGGAAAATGTAGTGGAAAATGATGTAGAGAGCCGCAGAAATATCAGCGAAGCTCCAGATTTATCTAGTTTTTCCGGTCGCACCGCAGAATTAGCCGAACTTCAGCAATGGCTGATTAAAAACGGCTGTCGGTTAGTTGTTGTTCACGGAATGGGAGGAATTGGCAAAAGTGCCTTAGCTCGCCGTTTAGTAAACCAAATTGCTGACAAATACGATTATATAATCTGGCTTTCTCTAGCATCATCACCTCCATTTTCAGAAGTTCTGCTTAAACTGGGACAATTCCTATCTAAAGGTGAAAAAGAACCAGATGATATTACTCAAATCATGCAGTATTTACATCATCAAAGATGTTTAATAGTGCTGGATGGTTGGGAAGAAATAACAGGCAATCAAAGTACAGATTATATCAACTATAGCACCTTTGTAGAAAGAGTTGCGACAGAAGCCCATAGAAGCAGTTTAATACTGCTGAGTAGAAAAGTAACTCATGATATTGCAATATTGAAGGGACAATTAGTGCGTTTCAAAAAATTGGGAGGTTTAGAATATGAAGAAGCTCGACAAATTTTCAGATCAGAAGGTATTTCTGGTACAGATATTGAACTAGAGAAATTAAGTAAGGATTATAGCAATCCCTGGATGATCAAAGTAATTGCACAACAAGTTAAGACTGTATTTCCAGATTATCTACCGCCATTTATTATTGATAGATCAGTTTTGGTTAGTGATCCCATTAAAAAATTTTTAGATAACCAATTTAAAAGACTTTCAAATATAGAAATAAATCTAATTTATTGGGTAGCTATCAGACGAAATTCGGCTTCATGGAATCAATTATTACAAGATAATCAGGAATTATTATCAGATAAACAGCTATTTGAAACATTACATAATCTAATAGCTGGGCATTCATTTATAGATAAAAATATAGAAGATATTCCCACACTATATATCCTAGACCCAGTGATTCTCAAGTATACTACTGAGCGATTTGTTGAACAAAATTATCAAGAGATAATCCAACTATTTAACAGTGAAAGTATTCAGGGTAACGAACTTTTTATTACCCACAGTTTCGTCACAGAACACCCACAAGATGAGGAACTAAATCAGCAGCAAATGCGGCGGATTGTAAAACCCATTCAAAAAATGCTCTTAGCTAAGTTATGTCGTCAACAGCAACTGCACGATGAATTGAAAAACGTGACATCCCTATTTAAAAATCAAGGATTGTCTCCAGGGTATGCTTACCAGAATATCTCGCACCTGATTTCAGCTTGCTACTAA
- a CDS encoding bifunctional serine/threonine-protein kinase/ABC transporter substrate-binding protein, translating into MNSDTSQKFDVFCTRPGCNHPQNFISQKDIDSPDIRKKICCHNCGMPLILQGRFLPKRLLVSEQEQGGIGITFLGEDLDFEKELRVIKQLHPRQTLSSTLMQRVEESFKREAKILSKLNYQQIPRAWAFFVVEADSSKYPPKFFYLVQDYIEGENLSQILKKQRKFSEAEVLDILKEILKILTYIHNYDHKLKTIHRDIKPANIMRRQSDGQLYLIDFGAVKQVTEGLPGLSAETTSMMFTPAFAPPEQHDQAEVSPASDLYALATTCVSLLTGCKNPNQLLFNSNWKEHANVSNHNFANVIDSMLKYEKGDRPQSAQDVLDALAEKQPNPLQPLLDWLKKFPQQRRWIILAGLALLGVAIAIILNFIETTSSEPHLSQYFSRGENALINENPATSRIPQCTDAYELKLKGIDAFREASSLDSVAGFRQAENYFKEATDKFREGAVQTADSENKCQVDPETLIYYYNSKAAQNARDLPTIAVVIPSVPEFRGTALEILRGVAQVQSIQSTADSPVFQIIIVKDNSNNPEKFTEIVKKLSNQNNNIPGELEYFKDSQILGVIGHSTSDDTWKAGAIYQEQQLVLISPTSTAVRKPNPDNQYVFRTAADDYIAATNLAKYYLNNQPQQGKILILFESESQYSESLKEEFARTLLRLSPNRRPTLIQEYCDLSTQTNSKDCIKKATAANVQALMLAPSRNHLETALEITKKAKDNAKSENRDLQLLAGDVLYGKETFEKLGNLANGMVVAVSSHADIANSDFTQKAIELWSTAKVSWRTLTSYDAAQSFFQALTELSPDGRINPTREEVYQKLKTISAPGATQVSVEFDTYGDRKEAIGVGILAQASSSDGSSDEYRFTYLETPERK; encoded by the coding sequence GTGAATAGCGATACCTCTCAGAAGTTTGATGTTTTCTGTACTCGTCCTGGTTGTAATCACCCTCAAAATTTTATTTCACAGAAAGATATCGATTCTCCTGATATTAGAAAAAAAATATGTTGCCATAATTGCGGAATGCCCTTGATTTTGCAAGGGCGTTTCTTGCCAAAACGGTTATTAGTATCAGAGCAAGAACAAGGCGGAATCGGCATAACTTTTCTAGGAGAGGATCTTGACTTTGAGAAAGAGCTGCGCGTAATTAAACAGTTACACCCTAGACAAACCCTGAGTTCGACACTGATGCAACGAGTGGAAGAATCGTTTAAGCGTGAAGCGAAGATTCTATCAAAACTGAACTATCAACAAATTCCTAGAGCATGGGCATTTTTTGTGGTGGAAGCTGATTCAAGCAAGTATCCGCCAAAGTTTTTTTATTTGGTGCAAGATTACATCGAAGGTGAAAATTTATCTCAGATATTAAAGAAACAAAGGAAGTTTTCTGAGGCGGAAGTTCTCGATATTCTCAAAGAAATTTTAAAAATACTCACGTATATTCATAATTATGATCACAAATTAAAAACTATACACAGGGATATTAAACCTGCCAACATCATGCGCCGTCAGAGCGATGGACAGCTATATTTGATAGATTTTGGTGCAGTTAAGCAGGTAACAGAAGGATTACCTGGATTATCTGCCGAAACAACATCTATGATGTTCACTCCTGCGTTTGCGCCACCTGAGCAACACGATCAAGCTGAAGTATCTCCTGCATCAGATTTATATGCCTTAGCGACAACTTGTGTGTCTTTGCTGACAGGGTGTAAAAACCCCAATCAGCTGCTGTTTAATTCAAATTGGAAAGAACACGCAAATGTCAGCAATCATAATTTTGCCAATGTTATAGACTCAATGCTCAAATACGAGAAAGGAGACAGGCCTCAGTCTGCCCAAGACGTGCTTGATGCTCTTGCTGAAAAACAACCTAATCCGCTTCAGCCGTTGCTCGATTGGCTGAAAAAATTTCCTCAACAACGGCGTTGGATAATTTTAGCTGGTTTGGCTTTATTAGGAGTAGCGATCGCTATTATTTTAAATTTTATAGAAACAACATCATCAGAGCCACATTTATCCCAATACTTTAGCCGGGGAGAAAACGCTTTAATTAATGAGAACCCAGCAACTTCTCGCATCCCACAATGCACAGATGCTTATGAGTTAAAACTAAAAGGCATAGATGCCTTTAGAGAGGCTAGCTCTTTAGATTCTGTAGCAGGTTTTCGACAAGCAGAAAATTATTTCAAAGAAGCCACAGATAAATTTAGAGAAGGTGCTGTTCAAACGGCTGATAGCGAAAATAAATGTCAAGTTGATCCAGAAACATTGATTTACTATTATAACTCCAAAGCTGCTCAAAATGCCCGTGATCTGCCCACAATCGCAGTTGTTATTCCCAGTGTTCCTGAATTTCGTGGTACTGCTCTAGAAATATTGCGTGGTGTTGCCCAAGTTCAAAGTATACAAAGCACAGCAGATAGTCCCGTATTTCAGATAATAATAGTAAAAGATAATAGTAATAACCCAGAAAAATTCACAGAAATAGTTAAGAAACTCTCCAATCAAAATAATAATATTCCAGGAGAACTAGAATATTTTAAGGATAGTCAAATATTAGGAGTTATTGGACACTCTACAAGCGACGATACTTGGAAAGCAGGAGCTATTTATCAAGAACAACAACTTGTCTTAATTTCACCCACAAGCACTGCTGTGAGGAAGCCAAATCCAGATAATCAATATGTTTTCCGCACAGCTGCTGATGACTATATTGCGGCTACAAACCTAGCTAAATACTATTTAAATAATCAGCCGCAACAAGGAAAAATACTAATACTTTTTGAATCTGAGAGTCAATATAGTGAATCTTTGAAAGAAGAATTTGCTAGAACTTTGTTGAGATTGTCTCCAAATAGAAGACCTACCTTGATTCAAGAGTATTGTGATTTATCGACTCAAACCAACTCAAAAGATTGCATTAAAAAAGCAACAGCAGCAAATGTGCAAGCTTTGATGTTGGCTCCCAGTCGTAACCATCTGGAAACAGCACTAGAAATTACTAAAAAGGCCAAGGACAATGCAAAATCCGAAAATCGAGATTTGCAACTCTTAGCAGGAGATGTTCTATATGGCAAAGAAACGTTTGAGAAACTAGGAAATCTTGCCAATGGTATGGTAGTTGCTGTGTCTTCTCATGCCGATATTGCTAACAGTGATTTTACACAAAAAGCCATCGAACTTTGGTCAACAGCAAAAGTCAGTTGGAGGACTCTTACTTCCTATGACGCAGCACAGTCATTTTTCCAAGCTTTGACGGAACTGAGTCCGGATGGCAGAATTAATCCCACCCGTGAAGAAGTATACCAAAAATTAAAAACTATTTCAGCACCTGGTGCTACTCAGGTAAGCGTTGAATTTGATACTTATGGAGACCGCAAAGAAGCCATAGGTGTTGGCATTTTAGCACAAGCTAGTTCTAGTGACGGCTCAAGTGATGAATATCGCTTTACTTATCTGGAAACTCCAGAACGGAAATAA
- a CDS encoding site-2 protease family protein, translated as MSNWLLFQWGRRTLRDTQTQPQTIESQSAIHPTAESVPVRPIEPTEETQLRNCFPWSVYYIHNIEYRPQAVICRGQIRTTPTQAYQQIKANIEAEFGDRFLLIFQEGFNGKPFFVLVPNTQATRNTSQPDQITRPGLALFLVIATLVTTTLVGATIAGADAKQLASDPSILWQGLPYALGLMTILGIHELGHYLTARYYKIRATLPYFIPLPVFLGTFGAFIQMRSPIPHRKALFDVSIAGPLAGFVITLPLLLWGLVNSEVVTMTNQTGLLNPEALNPKSSILLALLSKLALGSQLTATSAINLHPIAIAGFLGLIVTALNLMPVGQLDGGHIVHAMFGQKTAIVIGQISRLLLLLLSLVQQGFLLWAIILLFIPLIDEPALNDVTELDNKRDILGLMAMALLIIIVLPLPQAIANLLQI; from the coding sequence GTGTCAAACTGGCTATTGTTTCAATGGGGTCGGAGAACACTAAGAGATACACAAACTCAACCCCAGACTATAGAATCACAATCGGCTATCCATCCTACCGCAGAATCAGTACCAGTGCGTCCCATTGAACCAACGGAAGAAACCCAACTCAGAAATTGTTTTCCCTGGTCTGTTTACTATATCCACAATATTGAGTATAGACCCCAGGCTGTGATCTGTCGGGGTCAGATCAGAACAACACCGACTCAGGCTTATCAGCAGATTAAGGCCAATATTGAAGCAGAATTTGGCGATCGCTTTCTACTGATTTTTCAAGAAGGTTTCAATGGCAAACCTTTCTTTGTACTTGTTCCTAATACTCAAGCAACCAGAAATACCAGCCAGCCAGACCAAATCACACGTCCAGGATTAGCTTTATTTTTGGTAATAGCTACTTTAGTCACTACTACTTTGGTGGGCGCGACCATCGCCGGCGCTGATGCCAAACAACTCGCATCTGACCCCAGTATTTTGTGGCAAGGATTGCCCTATGCTTTAGGGCTGATGACTATTTTGGGTATCCACGAACTTGGTCATTATTTGACAGCGCGATACTACAAAATTCGGGCGACACTGCCTTATTTTATTCCTCTGCCCGTCTTTTTAGGCACTTTTGGCGCATTTATTCAAATGCGTAGTCCAATTCCTCATCGCAAAGCTTTATTTGATGTCAGCATTGCTGGACCACTGGCAGGTTTTGTGATCACTTTACCCTTACTCCTCTGGGGTTTGGTTAATTCGGAAGTGGTGACTATGACTAACCAAACAGGACTATTAAACCCGGAAGCTCTCAATCCCAAATCTTCAATTTTATTAGCATTGCTCTCCAAACTAGCATTAGGAAGCCAGTTAACTGCAACATCAGCAATTAACCTTCATCCTATAGCGATCGCTGGTTTTCTGGGACTAATCGTCACAGCTTTGAATTTGATGCCTGTAGGACAATTAGATGGAGGTCACATCGTTCATGCGATGTTTGGGCAGAAAACCGCAATAGTCATTGGTCAAATTTCCCGCTTATTATTACTACTGCTCTCTTTAGTGCAGCAAGGATTTTTGCTCTGGGCAATTATCTTATTATTCATCCCCTTAATTGATGAACCTGCCTTGAATGATGTCACGGAACTCGATAATAAACGTGACATTTTAGGCTTGATGGCAATGGCATTGTTGATTATTATTGTGCTGCCACTACCGCAGGCGATCGCTAACTTGCTGCAAATTTAA
- a CDS encoding MBL fold metallo-hydrolase has translation MHALPQQPSQTAKQPRPVLDNIFAFPPNRDTLGGTSYLIVGNEGNILIDSPADDATNQDFMRSHGGVRWLFITHRDAIGKTAEIQQTFGCEVLIQEQEAYLLPGLTVTSFTQEFTLNSKSRVIWTPGHSPGSSCLYYSDLGGVIFSGRHLVPNQEGEPVPFRTAKTFHWPRQIKSLKLILESFTPETLQYICPGANTGFLRGKRVIDNAYHRLVISH, from the coding sequence ATGCACGCCTTACCTCAACAGCCAAGTCAGACAGCTAAACAACCGCGTCCGGTGTTAGATAATATCTTTGCCTTTCCACCAAATCGGGACACATTAGGGGGAACCTCTTACCTGATTGTGGGAAATGAAGGCAATATCCTGATAGATTCTCCTGCGGACGATGCCACAAATCAAGATTTTATGCGATCGCATGGTGGAGTGCGTTGGTTATTTATTACTCATCGAGATGCGATTGGTAAAACAGCAGAAATTCAGCAAACCTTTGGCTGCGAAGTGCTGATTCAAGAGCAAGAAGCATATTTATTACCTGGATTAACTGTCACCAGCTTTACCCAGGAATTCACACTCAATTCCAAATCTAGGGTAATTTGGACACCTGGCCATTCCCCCGGTTCATCTTGCCTTTACTACAGTGATTTAGGCGGTGTGATATTTTCTGGCCGCCATTTAGTTCCCAACCAGGAAGGTGAGCCAGTGCCTTTTCGCACAGCCAAAACCTTTCACTGGCCTAGACAAATTAAAAGTCTGAAATTAATCCTAGAAAGTTTTACACCAGAAACACTCCAGTACATTTGTCCCGGTGCTAACACTGGCTTCCTCCGAGGGAAACGTGTCATAGATAATGCTTACCATCGTCTAGTCATTAGTCATTAG
- the ctpA gene encoding carboxyl-terminal processing protease CtpA — protein sequence MGFMQKQVFRLGFSLLVAFWLALGALVQPAAALTDEQKLVSEVWRIVNRTYLDETFNHQNWSQARQKALEKPLKNNEAAYAAIQKMLKTLGDPFTRFLDPQQYRSLQVSTSGELTGVGLQIALNPETGKLEVVTPILDSPADAAGIKPRDRILKIEGILTENLTLDEAATRMRGPVGSSVTLLIERDGIGEKEVRIVRDRIELNPVVADLRFSPQGTPIGYLRLTQFNANASMELAHAISSLEKKGAAAYILDLRNNPGGLLQSGIEIARLWLNSGTIVYTVNRQGIQGSFESFGPALTDDPLVILVNEGTASASEILAGALQDNGRATLVGETTFGKGLIQSLFELSDGSGLAVTIAKYETPQHRDINKLGIKPDTVISQESITRAQISTEADLQYQAAVELLKTNSVLAGVGSGE from the coding sequence ATGGGGTTCATGCAAAAACAGGTTTTTCGGCTAGGATTTTCACTGCTAGTGGCATTTTGGTTGGCGCTGGGCGCTCTGGTCCAACCAGCAGCAGCTTTAACGGATGAGCAAAAATTAGTTTCAGAAGTTTGGCGAATTGTCAATCGGACTTATTTAGATGAGACCTTTAATCATCAAAATTGGTCGCAGGCTAGGCAAAAAGCGCTGGAGAAGCCGCTCAAAAATAATGAAGCCGCTTATGCAGCCATTCAGAAAATGCTCAAGACTTTGGGTGATCCTTTTACCCGCTTTTTAGACCCGCAGCAGTACCGCAGTTTGCAGGTGAGTACTTCTGGTGAATTGACTGGGGTGGGGTTGCAAATTGCGCTCAATCCAGAGACGGGAAAGCTGGAAGTAGTGACTCCCATTCTGGATTCACCAGCAGATGCAGCCGGGATTAAACCTCGCGATCGCATTCTCAAAATTGAAGGCATTCTCACAGAAAATTTGACTCTTGACGAAGCAGCGACCAGAATGCGGGGGCCTGTTGGTAGTTCCGTCACGCTTTTGATTGAACGAGATGGGATAGGAGAAAAAGAAGTCAGAATAGTGCGCGATCGCATTGAGCTTAACCCTGTGGTAGCAGACCTGCGTTTTTCTCCTCAAGGTACGCCCATTGGCTACCTGCGCCTGACTCAATTCAACGCTAACGCCTCAATGGAATTAGCACACGCTATTTCTAGTTTAGAGAAAAAAGGCGCAGCTGCATATATTTTAGATTTGCGAAATAATCCTGGAGGGTTATTACAATCAGGAATTGAAATTGCCCGTCTGTGGTTGAATTCCGGTACCATCGTCTACACGGTAAATCGCCAAGGTATTCAGGGCAGTTTTGAATCATTTGGCCCAGCCTTGACAGACGATCCTCTGGTGATTTTAGTCAATGAAGGAACCGCCAGCGCCAGTGAAATTCTCGCCGGAGCGCTGCAAGATAACGGTCGTGCCACCTTGGTCGGGGAAACTACCTTTGGTAAAGGCTTAATTCAGTCCTTGTTTGAATTATCCGATGGTTCTGGATTAGCAGTCACCATTGCTAAGTATGAAACACCTCAGCATCGGGATATTAATAAATTAGGCATTAAGCCAGATACCGTGATTTCCCAAGAATCAATTACCCGCGCCCAAATTTCCACAGAAGCTGATTTGCAATATCAAGCAGCTGTGGAATTATTGAAAACAAATTCCGTCTTGGCGGGAGTGGGGAGTGGGGAGTAG
- the petB gene encoding cytochrome b6, translating into MANVYDWFEERLELEALAEDVTSKYVPPHVNIFYCLGGITLVCFLIQFATGFAMTFYYKPTVAEAYSSVEYIMNDVSFGWLIRSIHRWSASMMVLMMILHTFRVYLTGGFKKPRELTWVSGVILAVITVSFGVTGYSLPWDQVGYWAVKIVSGVPEAIPVVGVFISDMLRGGSSVGQATLTRYYSAHTFVLPWLIAVFMLFHFLMIRKQGISGPL; encoded by the coding sequence ATGGCCAACGTTTACGACTGGTTTGAGGAGCGCTTAGAACTGGAAGCGCTCGCTGAGGACGTAACTAGCAAGTATGTCCCTCCCCATGTAAATATTTTTTATTGCTTGGGCGGAATTACCCTAGTTTGCTTTCTGATTCAGTTTGCTACTGGATTTGCGATGACCTTCTACTATAAGCCCACAGTGGCTGAAGCTTACTCTTCGGTAGAGTACATCATGAATGATGTCAGCTTCGGCTGGCTGATTCGCTCTATTCATCGCTGGTCTGCCAGCATGATGGTGTTAATGATGATTCTGCACACCTTCCGGGTGTACCTCACAGGTGGCTTCAAAAAGCCCCGTGAGTTGACTTGGGTAAGTGGTGTCATCCTAGCTGTAATCACCGTTTCTTTTGGTGTGACAGGCTATTCCCTACCTTGGGATCAAGTTGGTTACTGGGCTGTAAAAATCGTTAGTGGCGTACCAGAAGCAATTCCCGTAGTTGGTGTTTTTATTTCTGATATGTTACGCGGTGGTTCTAGTGTTGGTCAAGCAACGCTGACTCGCTACTATAGCGCTCACACCTTTGTACTACCTTGGTTAATTGCGGTGTTCATGCTGTTCCACTTCTTGATGATCCGCAAGCAAGGTATTTCCGGTCCTTTGTAA
- the petD gene encoding cytochrome b6-f complex subunit IV, protein MSTQKKPDLSDPQLRAKLAKGMGHNYYGEPAWPNDLLYVFPIVIMGSFACIVALAVLDPAMTGEPANPFATPLEILPEWYLYPVFQILRSLPNKLLGVLAMAAVPLGLILVPFIENVNKFQNPFRRPVATTVFLFGTLVTLWLGIGAALPLDKSLTLGLF, encoded by the coding sequence ATGTCAACGCAAAAAAAACCCGATCTGAGTGATCCTCAGTTAAGAGCTAAACTCGCCAAGGGCATGGGTCACAATTACTATGGTGAACCCGCTTGGCCTAATGACTTACTGTATGTATTTCCCATTGTGATCATGGGTTCATTTGCTTGTATTGTGGCTCTAGCTGTGCTAGACCCTGCAATGACAGGTGAACCAGCAAATCCTTTTGCTACACCTTTGGAAATTTTACCAGAATGGTATTTGTATCCTGTATTCCAGATTTTGCGATCGCTTCCTAACAAACTTTTAGGAGTGTTAGCAATGGCTGCTGTGCCTCTGGGACTCATTCTCGTTCCTTTTATTGAGAACGTGAACAAGTTCCAAAACCCCTTCCGTCGTCCAGTGGCGACCACAGTGTTCCTCTTTGGTACACTTGTCACCCTGTGGCTCGGTATTGGTGCTGCTTTACCATTGGATAAATCCTTGACATTGGGATTGTTCTAA
- a CDS encoding ATP-binding protein, with protein sequence MLSIVQQDHLAVKSELKLLNYVQQWFERFSLKYLSQFGWSESQLYRLNLALAEGFTNAVRHAHGALPPETTIEIEVSLWIDRLEIRIWDHGKPFNPDAIAEPQPGTLQVGGYGWFLLRRLADHVVYERSADGKNCLLILKYAREDKK encoded by the coding sequence ATGCTTAGCATAGTGCAGCAAGACCATCTGGCGGTGAAGAGCGAACTAAAGCTCCTAAACTACGTACAACAATGGTTTGAGCGATTCAGTCTAAAATATTTGTCACAATTTGGCTGGTCAGAAAGCCAATTGTATCGCCTCAATTTAGCATTAGCGGAGGGTTTTACCAACGCAGTTCGTCACGCTCATGGTGCTTTACCACCAGAAACGACCATAGAGATTGAAGTTAGTCTGTGGATTGACAGACTGGAAATCAGAATTTGGGATCACGGAAAACCCTTCAACCCTGATGCGATCGCCGAGCCACAGCCAGGTACACTCCAAGTAGGGGGATATGGCTGGTTTCTCCTGCGACGATTGGCTGACCATGTTGTCTACGAACGCAGTGCCGATGGTAAAAATTGTTTACTGATTCTCAAATATGCTAGAGAAGATAAAAAGTAG